In Rhipicephalus sanguineus isolate Rsan-2018 chromosome 1, BIME_Rsan_1.4, whole genome shotgun sequence, the DNA window aacacttcgtgcatcggcgtgtgaattcggaacggaacgaaaccccccaaaaagcacgaaaaacgaaaaaaactatatttttgaGCGGAACGAGAACGTAACCGAAGCGTTGtctattattaaggcgaaagccttggatgcctcatcaaacgcgataattgaccgtcggcgtcagcgtccattggcgtcggggacgagtgatgcaaaacatcatcatcacgttatgacgtctccgtatgacgtcattatgacgtcacagatcaccaaagtttctgacgtcattatgacgccatcatgatgtcactgtggcgtcacatgatgacgtcatcacatgaattgCCTCCGATCCTAAAAGCAGTgtaaaaccgcgttaggtgcagaatgctttcggaaggtggcggggcaggatcagtacatcgactaagaagaatcTTTGTtgttctccaggtttctgccttATATGTTAAGACTGGTAAAATGCAATGGTTGTACAGTTTCCGCTTTAGTGACACCGGTAAGTTGCTGGTTATGAGTTGAGAATGTCTTTGTATGCGcgccaacccatccttattcttcggtggATTTCCTTTACAAGACTTGGCTCCCCGTTAATACTTAGCCTAGGGTACTCTTCTACTGATTCAAGGATCATACATACTCTGCGTACTGTTTTACATACTCTACATACTCTtctacatacagtaaaacctcggtgatacgaatctcgcggggtaaccaaaaatattcgtatcatccaacattcgtatcaccagaaaacatggaaaattagtatacgataaaagaaagttggcatacgtttttattcgttgtttttcagggccgcagcgacgtcatgaacagctctgaatgatttccAGTAAAGTTtatagacgtcaacgatcatacttgtactcataaatatacggtgcatgcgcgcgtgtgtaattaatgaacctgATGCGTTGTGTCCCGTGACCgccagtagccccttcctaatattactacgcttttctgcgtgGGCCAGactactgcggtgaaagtgacttaagaagcgctttgcacacgatagagagaggccaagctccttcgccaagaccgtccgcttcgtctcttggggtcttcgtccacctttaatggaacttcatgacggacccgcagcccaagtttatatcttgtttcatagaacgtctcattgcggggacatggcttgcatcgacgtggcaggcacgtgctgacacagtacaaagacgctgctgcctcgagcatagcAGCACGCGTAAAcgcctcaggaaaaaaaaaaaaaaaacgcgacgtcagCGTCATCtataatctaaacgcgaaggcacctaCAGGCCTCAGAGATTCGCAAGCAACGACACACcgtcgatggtcgcgcagcgcgcatgcccgcgcccgcgcgtgactgccgcgccttccgcgacagcgcggacagcccctcttcgtacctgtgcgctagcgtacgttcgtatcaaacgtcgcggggtgaaaatcgattcgcaacaaccgtactccaatacattgcaggctaatgggccttggccgggaccacagaaaaattcgtatcaccccgaaattcgtacgagccgtgatcgtatcaccgaggttttactgtgttTTACTGTACATACTCTTCTACGatctgccgcggcggccgcattttcagtggaggcgaaaatgcttgaggcccgtgcacttagatttaggtgcacgttaaagaactccaggtggtccgcaactttccggaaccctccactacggcgtctctcataatcatatcgtggtttttgggacgttaaaccccagatattattattatgacatgACACctgtgtcataggagtacatatgtagtgtttattgctctgttataaaattagatagccagcactacaaccacaattgacgttgcaccgacattacgcctgcatcggctgtttttccaaagcagtttctagaccttgcgtggctctggtagaatacctgactgctacgcagaatgcttgggtttgattcctgctcgagagagagagagagagaaataactttatttataaagtccagcgaacttgacttgggtaggcctcaaccccggcctaggcatcggccgcgagcccttgggctcgggcggcttcctcggctcgctggacggcccaaagttgttcttcgattgcggagctgagcagagcctcctcccagcgcaccctgcggttcgatactgcctcctcatggtttccgtgtgctttgtcgtctaagctcgagcactcccatagtatgtggcccagtgttgcccttgtatcgcacatcttacatttgtctgtcaaatagtcctaatttttaatctttgcattcgtcaaactgtcaatcacctgtggcgcatacccatatacagcggcccgtggtaaacgggtatgtgccacacgtgtctggaggaaagtgtttggcGACGTactgacgacgtacacgacaggatttctacgttagtcatgtcatgaccgacagtcatattcgcacatgtcaattttggtcgacaccaagttaagaaggcgatcacgagagcacccagacgtaggtggctagatagatagatagatagatagatagatagatagatagatagatagatagatagatagatagatagatagatagatagatagatagatagatagatagatagatagtgtcgtgtacgcgcacatcaaccgacgcacggccactccagaggttgtgcctcgcttgccggtgctgcccgacgcgctcacgcgcatggcgccttcctcagactctcgtccccagctcctgcatatcgtgttacgtcttctgccctcgctgtaacttcctctgcctcctctcgtccgcttctaaaagaaagcaataaaacagtctcctgccagccgctgtctcgtgtggttcctgtgctgcggggctccGAACCCCCAACATAACACTGGCGACGAGAAGTGGAATTTTATAAGTGCGCAGCTCTCTAGGTTACGCCCATGGCTACTGGAGGAATGCAGGCCGCCATCGAGCCGTTTAGCGGCAAGAACTGGTCATCCTGGATCCAGCGCCTGAACTTCTACTTCGTGGCGAAAGACGTCTGCGAcgaagaaaagaagcgcgcgctcctcctgaCGCTATGCGGAGCCGACACCTTTGAAACTGCCTGCGCTCTGGTCGCGCCGAAGACTCCTGGAGAGGTGGGCTATGCCGACATAGTTGCCCTTCTGCAGAAGCACTTCGATCCGCGACCGTCTGAGTTGTACAGCCGGTACGTGTTCCAGCGACGCGACCAGCGGCCGGAGGAGTCGATCAGCAACTACGTTGCAGCCCTCAGAAGCTTGTCAGCTGACTGCAACTTCGGAGTGCCAGCGACAACGTCTGCTACATCGACGCCACCGGCAGAAGGCCACGCAGCCGTTCTGGCGAACCCCACCAtgctgccccaagatgtgatgctTCGCGACAGGTTCGTGTGCGGCATCCGCGACGAGCACCTCCAGCAGCGACTGTTCGCGGAGAAAGACTTGACTTTTCAACGCGCGTTGGACTTGGCACTGTCGTCCGAAAGTGCGTCGAAGCAGCAACGAGGGCTTAAGGGAGCGACGAGCTCCGCGGAGGTGCACAGGACTTCGCAGTCTAAAAAGGAAAGCAAGCATTCGGCTCAGCAACGGCGCTGCTACCGATGCGACGGCTGGCACGAGGCTGACACCTGCAAGTTCAGGACAGCGCAATGCCGTTTTTGTTCAAAGAAGGGTCACATCGAGAACGCCTGCAtctccaagaaaaagaaaagcaaagaaggCAACCTCAACGCCCGGCAAGGAACTCACATGGTTAACGCCCAACCTGTGTGCTACGACCTCGAAGACACCGATAGGTGCTACGACCTACATGCCGTGAGTGGGCGACAACCCTGCCCTAAATTCCTCGTTGACGTGAAAGTCGAGGGAAGGCCCCTGAAATTCGAAGTGGACACGGGCGCCGCATGTTCTCTCATCAGTGAGGCTACCTACCACCAAACGTGGCCATCGAACGCCCCAAAGCTTTCGAGAGAACCCCTAGACTTACGCACCTGGTCAGGGGAAGAACTTGACACCGTCGGTTCGGCACAGGTTCGTGTGCGTTTCAAATCAAAGGACTACGTGCTGCCCCTGCTGGTAATGAAAGGGACTGGGTGCAACCTGCTCGGACGTGACTGGTTCTCAGCACTGAACATCCGTGTTCACGGAATAAACCAGGTCGCCGAACCAAGTCAAGAGATCCAGGAGGTTCTCGCACGCCATCCTGATGTATTTAAGGAAGGTATCGACGGCTACGTGGGTCCATTGGTTCACTTGGACTTAGAAGAAGGTGCCACACCCAAGTTTTGCAAAGCACGTCCAGTGCCCCTAGCTTACCAAGAGCCTAtggaggaagagctcgaccgcctgcaaaaacaaggcatcctggagccgacgcaacacgccgaaatggccacacctttggtgtgggtgcgcaaaaaggatggaacaTTTCGCGTTTGTGGAGATTACCGGAGCACTGTTAACGCGGTGGTCAAGAAGACGGCGTACCCACTGCCGACAACTGCGGAGGTGTTCGCGAAGTTgcgcggtgggacgacattttcgaCGCTAGACCTGTACCAGGCCTATCAGCAGCTAAGAGTGGACGACGAGACAGCCGCATTGCTCACCGTCAACACCACCAAAGGACTGTTCAAGGTGAATCGCCTCCCTTTTGGAGTATCCGCTGCACCAGCAatcttccagcggatgatggagacgacactggccggaattcagggggtgagtgtctaccttgacgacattattgTCAGCGGGAAGGACGTTAAAGAGCATGCACAACGTCTGGAGAAGGTCCTGTCGAGGCTAAGCGACAAAGGTCTGCGACTCAAGCAAGAGAAATGCCGCTTCGGCATCAGCTCAGTCCAGTTTCTCGGTCATAAAATCGATGCTCAGGGTGTCCATACGACCGAAGAAAAGGTAAAGGCAATCCTTGAGGCGCCAAAACCGACTGACAAgacctctctgcaagctttcttaGGGCTTCTCGCCTTTTACGATCGTTTTTTGGAGAACAGAGCGACAGTAGCTGCAGAGTTGTATGGGCTTCTCGAGAAGAACACGCcctggaagtgggagaaaaaacatCAGGATGCGTTCGAGATGCTTAAGAAGATGATTCGGTCTTCGACAGTCCTTGCGCATTATGACGAAAAAAGGCCTCTCATTCTGTCCGTGGATGCGTCGCCATACGGCATCGGCGCAATTCTCGCTCAAAAGGATGCGTTCGGCCGAGAGGCTCCCATTGCATTCGCGTCACGAACTTTGGGAaccgctgagaaaaactactcgcagCTCGATAAAGAGGGCCTTGCGGTAGTTTATGGCGTCAGCCACTTTCACCAATATGTCGCTGGCCGGCACGTGACCGTATTAACGGATCACCAACCGCTCCTAGGCATCATGGGGGAGAAGAAGCAAATCCCCCAGATATTGTCACCGAGGATGACTCGATGGTGTCTGAAATTGGCCACATACGACTACGATTTGGTCTACAGGCCTGGACGCCTGCACCAAAATGCTGACGCGCTCAGCAGGCTGCCACTGCCCGCGCAGGTAGATGAGCCATGCTCCCCGGGAGATGTGCTTATGCTTGCGTCCGCGCCACGTTTCGAGCTGTCACCGCGTCAACTGGCTGAGCTGACCCGGAATGACCCACTGTTATCCCGCGTGATGACAGCCGTCTCAAACGGAGAGCTACGCCGGTTGCACAAGCAGGAATTTTCGGCGTTCACAAAGCTTGGACACGAGCTTTCGCTACAGGAAGGCTGCGTGATCCGTGGTGCCAGACTGGTCGTTCcagagaaagcaaggaaagacgtgctcgacttagcACATGCAGGTCACAGGGGCGTGGTAGCTATGAAGGCGTGCGCTCGAGGCTATTTTTGGTGGCCCGGTGTCGACAACGACATAGAGCGGGTGGTCAAGAGTTGTGCAACTTGCTGCCAGCACCAGAAAACTCCAACTAAAGCACCAGCTCCCGAGTGGAAACGTGCGACAACACCATGGCACACAATCCACGCGGATTTCGCTGGGCCTGTGGAGGGAAGGATGCTCCTAATTGTAGTGGACGCATACAGCAAGTGGCTCGAAGTGCGCACCATGCGGAACATACAGTCGCCGACACTGATCGAGGAACTGCGAAACCTGTTCGCAACTTTCGGCATTCccgaaagggtggtcacggataacggcccgtcctttgtttctgcggaaatggaagaatttctgaagaagaatcgggtgacgcacatcacaagtgcaccctatcatccggccacgaatgggcaagccgaaagaatggtgcatgaaacgaaacaggcacttgcaaaggatcagtcaggtacatttgcgtgcaggctggctcgttttcagctgaaacagcacaccaccgtttcagtaacgacgggcaaaacgccagctgcactcatgttcggccGCGAGCTCTCAACGGCACTGACACGCATTCAGCCGCGACCAGCTGAGAGGGTGACCATTGACCACAGCGTTGCTGAGTTGCCAAGAAAGATAGAAATCGGGCAATCGGTCTTTTTCCGCAACTTTGCAGGGAGTCCTGCTTGGGTTGGCGGAACCGTGTTAAAGAGACTCGGACATCGATCTTGGCTAATCAAGTCAAGAAGCGGAACGGTTCGTCGGCACCTTGATCACATAAAGCCAGGTGCAGAGGCCTACCCGACAGAAGATTCGCCGCGGAACGATCAAACGAACGGACCAGTAGCAAGTGATCAACAAGAGACAGTGCCGGCTCCGTACGTGATCTCGCTCCCAGCGGAAGCGACGCCGCCGCATGATCTGCCCACAACGCCCGACTCCGAGCATAGCGAAGCTGAGGCCAGGTTGGACACTTGTGCGACGCAAGCTCGCGATGACCAACCCAGCGGGTCCGCGCAGCACCAAACTGCACCGAGGCCCCAACGTGATCGGCGTCCACCTGACCGATACGGTGACCCCGTCTAAGGGGTAAGGgatgtcgtgtacgcgcacatcaaccgacgcacggccactccagaggttgtgcctcgcttgccggtgctgcccgacgcgctcacgcgcatggcgccttcctcagactctcgtccccagctcctgcatatcgtgttacgtcttctgccctcgctgtaacttcctctgcctcctctcgtccgcttctaaaagaaagcaataaaacagtctcctgccagccgctgtctcgtgtggttcctgtgctgcggggctccgaacccccaacataacagatagaaacgctcaaagtgccttggtttcgctaagaaatgcctcgcatttaaaatagcgtatcagtgtcagtgttcaagagtttgcgctttcagaatagtgaacatttctcgttctcccgatgaagaagccgcccgacttGAGCATCAGCAAGAGCTGACgcaagaacgggcatgtcgtcgccgagctaaccgcgatgttcgcgcaaaagaggccgaagctaagcgccaacgaaggGAGACTTGAAAAACGCAGAAGTACGACATAACCATGATGAAGgaggggcatcagcttcgctgtttcgacagtgttcgcgaagtagagctggctggatttttttttcttttcgtctgcGGTTGGAGGGAAACGGGGTGTGATTAATTACCATTGGCAGCATCTGTGGGGGGCGCAGGTCGTACGAATAGATGTCCGTCGGATTGCCGTTTTTTACACGTGTATTGTTGATTGAAACATCGTTGAAATTTTATCTCTATGCATTATATCGTCTTGTTCGTGTAGTACTAAAAATCCTGCAccaatgtcgttcttgtgtaagCCTTGGTGTAGCgtttaatgcagctccactatacCGTAAatcctgaggaagtgcgtagcacgggcaacccagtgATTCCCTTGGCGCTCGTCACCGcctcggcaatcgcgcgcttgccgaagcggtggcgccctctcttgcgcggcgcgggtatgaGCCGTatgcttcagaagcgtttttcgcaatTTTAGGCAAATTTTTGCGATTAATTCTTAGCTATTTCTCTAGCTTATATTGTTTTAGACTTTGTTAGtatattttgcactggttttcagCAGTGTTAGCCTCGTTTTAGGCCTGTGTTGACCACGGCGTGACcctgcgacatgagacagtggatggatTACAAGCctgaagtgctacgcacttataAAAAGTCATGGTTTCTTTGCAAGGGCGAGGAGGTCCGTTGGGGGGCGCTGACCAGCGCGGACGTCTCCGCATCGGCTCTGAATCTTTTGCTTTTTTCGGGTTTTTTATGGAGTTTTCAACCCAGTTCTCTGCTCTGAATCTGTGTATAAGGAGGTTTTGCGCACGTGGATACCAGATTTCTGGACTTTGGGTGCGTATTTGCCATTTTTCGACCGTTTTTCTGATCGGAACGCCGCGGAAGAGGGCTAGCCCTAACATTAGGCTTAGCGGCTTTGCCGCTTCGCCGCCGTCAGTTAGGCCTAGCGACGAGTAGGGCGGTTGCTCGCCGCTTTCCCGAGAAGATGCAAGTTGAAGTGGAAGGCGAAATGATCGAGGAAGAGGAACTCAGCGATGCGGGCTGGAATTTCGTGCGCGGCAGGTCTTCACAGCAAAGAATCGGCGGGCACGAACCCGACGAAGGTTCTAGAATATATGGCGTAGGTTCTGGCGCGTCTTCCCGCCGCTGCCGTTCAACACTGAAAAAACGGGTTATTGCGTCCTCTCGCATGCCCGACTTGCCGGAAGATCACCGACGGATCGTCATACGACCGCGGGATGGTTTAGATCTCAGAAAAGCAGGACACTGCAAAGTTGCAGAGGCAATCATGGCCGCTGCGAAGATCACTACGACGCTGCGGGAGAAGACGTAGTCTGCCCCAACGTTACACAGAATATCGTCGTGGTTAGTACGCCGCTGGAGGAGCACGCGAAGAACTACGTGCGCATTAAGCAAATCAAGGTTGGAGAGAAAGTGTACAACGTCAACGCCTACTACTCCGCGGGTGACGGCTACTGCAAGGGTGTTATTCGGAACGTGGACCGGGAAATCACCGAGAAGGAACTCAACACTATGATTGTGCATTTTGGGAATCCGACAGCCATGCAAGCCAAACGCATAAAGGACACTGGTTCCGTGGTCATCGTATTTGAAGGCTATGAAGTTCCGAATCACGTCACGTTTGGAGGTGTTCTTCTCAAGTGCTACCTGTATCGGCGGCAGGTGGATGTGTGCTACATATGCGCAAAAGTAGGCCATCGAGGGGATGTATGCCCGACGCCGGAGAAGAAAACCTGTCGTGGATGCGGGGTGGAAAATCCCACGGACTCACACGAGTGTACAGCGAAGTGCAAGCTATGCGGAAAGGGTCACCCAACGGGTGATCGGACTTGTAAGCAGCGCTATCAGATTCCTTTCATCGTGAGAGAGCGACGAAAAAAACGGATTGAAGAGCCAATTTTCAGGATCACTGCGAGTGGACTAATTTATATGAAGGCTTAGGTAGCGACCACTATATACTAGAAACTACGCTGTCGGCAACTGTCACAGCTAGCAGGAAACACACTATAGTAGACTGGGATCTTTTCCGCGATATTCGTAAAGATGGGGGCTGCTGGGAAAATCTTGCGGATTGGAAACAGAACTTATCTAGCGACGTTAAGAGGGCCACAAAGGTCATCGAGACGCCGCCAGAGATTGGGACCATGGATAGCAAACTTGCCCACCTCTTCGAGGCCAGAAATGGCCTTAGGGAGCGCTGGAAACTGAACAAGCTCAATTGGCGGTTAAGGCGAAGGATTGCTGAAATTAACAGGGAGATCGAGACTTACTCCATGCAGCTTGAGAGAGCGCGATGGGAGGAGACATGCAACATGGTAGATGGACAAATGCGTGTTGGGGGGAAATGGAACTTACTTAAACATCTGATGGCGCCCGAAAAAAGCAAGGGTAGTCAGTGCCGGGTGGTCGACCGCATAGTCAGCGCGGCTCTCAGAGACAGCTCAGAAAAGGAGGTTTGCGATATGCTTGCAAGCAAATATTTGCCGCTTAGAGGGATGGATCCCACCCTTTCCAAGCCCCCCCTCTATAGTGGGCGGATGCAATCCAAGCTTGATGAGAATATCACGACAGCTGAAGTTCGGATGGCACTAATGGATCTCAATGCCAGGTCGGCACCCGGGGCTGACCAGATCACTAACAAGACTTTGAGGCACCTTGATGACGCCTCAATTGACTTTCTCACCGACCTTTTTAACAAACACTGGGCTGATGGCACGTTCCCCGAGGAATGGAGACATGCggaggcaggggcgcagccagaaatttttttcgggggggggggggggggggttcaactatactttatgtatgttcgtgcgtgcgtttgtatgtgcgcatgtatatatac includes these proteins:
- the LOC119379592 gene encoding uncharacterized protein LOC119379592, whose amino-acid sequence is MATGGMQAAIEPFSGKNWSSWIQRLNFYFVAKDVCDEEKKRALLLTLCGADTFETACALVAPKTPGEVGYADIVALLQKHFDPRPSELYSRYVFQRRDQRPEESISNYVAALRSLSADCNFGVPATTSATSTPPAEGHAAVLANPTMLPQDVMLRDRFVCGIRDEHLQQRLFAEKDLTFQRALDLALSSESASKQQRGLKGATSSAEVHRTSQSKKESKHSAQQRRCYRCDGWHEADTCKFRTAQCRFCSKKGHIENACISKKKKSKEGNLNARQGTHMVNAQPVCYDLEDTDRCYDLHAVSGRQPCPKFLVDVKVEGRPLKFEVDTGAACSLISEATYHQTWPSNAPKLSREPLDLRTWSGEELDTVGSAQVRVRFKSKDYVLPLLVMKGTGCNLLGRDWFSALNIRVHGINQVAEPSQEIQEVLARHPDVFKEGIDGYVGPLVHLDLEEGATPKFCKDGTFRVCGDYRSTVNAVVKKTAYPLPTTAEVFAKLRGGTTFSTLDLYQAYQQLRVDDETAALLTVNTTKGLFKVLSRLSDKGLRLKQEKCRFGISSVQFLGHKIDAQGVHTTEEKVKAILEAPKPTDKTSLQAFLGLLAFYDRFLENRATVAAELYGLLEKNTPWKWEKKHQDAFEMLKKMIRSSTVLAHYDEKRPLILSVDASPYGIGAILAQKDAFGREAPIAFASRTLGTAEKNYSQLDKEGLAVVYGVSHFHQYVAGRHVTVLTDHQPLLGIMGEKKQIPQILSPRMTRWCLKLATYDYDLVYRPGRLHQNADALSRLPLPAQVDEPCSPGDVLMLASAPRFELSPRQLAELTRNDPLLSRVMTAVSNGELRRLHKQEFSAFTKLGHELSLQEGCVIRGARLVVPEKARKDVLDLAHAGHRGVVAMKACARGYFWWPGVDNDIERVVKSCATCCQHQKTPTKAPAPEWKRATTPWHTIHADFAGPVEGRMLLIVVDAYSKWLEVRTMRNIQSPTLIEELRNLFATFGIPERRKRRRRMICPQRPTPSIAKLRPGWTLVRRKLAMTNPAGPRSTKLHRGPNVIGVHLTDTVTPSKGTPLEEHAKNYVRIKQIKVGEKVYNVNAYYSAGDGYCKGVIRNVDREITEKELNTMIVHFGNPTAMQAKRIKDTGSVVIVFEGYEVPNHVTFGGVLLKCYLYRRQVDVCYICAKDVMLLLKSQIIDDSTRDARAILGLDLAKAFDHISHAHILESINDMNLAASPTPTNWPTPGREDLPSARGFTALARWTAPPRPGPILWMGVRLIEGRGTF